The Cydia amplana chromosome 1, ilCydAmpl1.1, whole genome shotgun sequence DNA segment aattgccgtgaaaaaatgtgttttattttcctcgcaatcgaagtgaaaagcagagtgtacaacaagggcataaatgtccatttttaccctcgtctactATTTTGCAAAAAATTGCCTCGTGTAAAGatgggtcactttatgcccttgttgtacaatctactattaaaTTGAAGTCgccgagaaaaaaatattatctttatTACCTGCATTAGATTATACTGGTCGCCCTGAGACTTCTTCaatgtaatttaatatttttgtcttACTAAGATCTGTTTAACCAGCATTCGTATTACAGGTACCTAAGGTTAATTTATACGATTTTTTTCAGAACCTACAGCAATCGCCAACCCCCACTTGCCCGGCCATCAGCCCGGCCCTGCCGGTGAGCTCAGTGACCTCAATGCCGGTGCCAAAGAAGGTCGTTAAGACCGGCAAAAAGAAGGTCAAGTCGAAGAAGATCAAAGTTCCCAAGGTCTCAAATACCGTGTGCAGTCATGGGGAAGATGAGGCGGAGTGAGTGTTATTCATTTATTACCGTGTATATGTACTCCGACCGAGATTAGGATGTCCTCCTGGTAttttactcaaaggttaactggaagagatccctcaaagggataagttcgcctttgtacttcttactaattttttgtaatttttaatgtctttttgtacttggtaatattatattactactactattatacTTGGTAAATAAAATCAGTACCACGCCTTACAAAGTCAGTAGCGGGTTCAGTTTCTATAAGTTAACTTAGAAGGTTTTCAATACCGGCAAAAAGGTTAAATTGAAAAACAGGTCCCACGGTTTCTTACAATCTGCAACATAGATGATAAAGCGAAAGCTTTTTTTATCGTCGTTTAGTACCCACAACCACAATACAAGGCTTATTGAGCTTATTGCGGGAGGAGGtagatctgtgtaaaattgtcccataatatgtatattttaatatatcttAGATAacagtgtacagtcgccatcagatatatcggagcggccgaggtgctcataaatatctaaacacgcactctaacgccttgacaatagaggcgtgtccagatatttgtgagcacctcggccgctccgatatatctgatggcggctgTACTGTGGTGTTAAATGATCCCAATTTCCGCAGCGCCCTCAGCCGCTCCCCCTCTCCCGACGGCCACATCGACGGAGCCTGGCAGATGGAGACGGACATCATAGACGTGGTGCTGAAAGAGAAACCTCCGCCCAGAACCGACTCCGGCGAGAGCCCGCCCTCCACGAAGCTTACTCCGAAAACCAACGGGGTTAGCGCGCCGAAGAAAGTTCTAGAAGCGAAAGGTAATGATAACTGACTGCGTTTTTTCGATGGGATTTgtcaggttaggttagagcagcggtcggcaaccttttagcagccaagggccacttagaagttaacgaagttgacgcgggctgcactttgttaatatttgtgactttatcagacattggcgtttgtcaatattacatgcaaattagccagggaggctcgcgggccgcaagggacaggttcacgggccgcaggttgccgaccgctgggttAGAGGTTAGAtaaagggtcggttgcaccaatcTGTGACCGTTATTGTTTACTTACGTTGTTACTATAATTTCATAGTCTTTCTTCATATTGATTGCGGATTCTATAAGTAGTAATAAAGTCACAAGTCGTAATATACTTAATACAGTAAAtctttcatttatttttctatataaTAAGGAACGAATAAAATATTAGATTCATCAATTTTCAGTACCAGAAAAAAAACCTCCCTTCAAAGACGACATGTTCTTCACCGCTTTGCATACGACAAATCCCTTTAAATATACGCCGGGCCGTAAAGGTTCGCGTCACATTTCTTCAGTTGTTGGTTGTATTTTAGCAAGTTCTAGTTCAGTGGttcccatagactaggaatcctctagactgagcatagtaacgctaccccctctgccacttatacggtagttttactccatcttcgagtcaatcccgtgccgtgtttggtccgtgtctttgaacggaccaatcacggcacgggattcgctcacctcgtccccccgcacccccatatttttggcagcgtcggtttcatgaaataattgctctaaactcagtctagaggattcctagtctatggtggttcctaaccttttcagtccggttacccctatgactaaccagggaacctgattttacccctactcccaatggtaattaaaaaataaaacgtgtacgtttgttgtattgttatattaggttagcttattatcCCCCATAAAATagcagttttacccccacggagGTAATtaccccaggttaggaaccactgttctAGTTCATcattattatagttttaatGTGTATGtacaaaattatgtattttttatttgtatcatAATGTAAAGAAAAATCTAATGGGTAACAAAAGGAAAATGAATGAATTGTTTTATGCTTCAATATTTGAGATTTAACTATTGTGTACTTATCTTGATAGGTAATAGAATTAGTACGTATtagtattgtatttttaataagtGTCAAGTGTCATACTGCACACTTTTTCGTCTTTCATCTTAACCTTCGGCATTCCTTCATTTAGAATGTAATTTCTGGTAATATAGGTAATAGTAGTGAAAGATCCTATAAACTTGTCAAATCACGTAGTCGTTCGGCGAAGTGGGAGGTGCTGGGAGCCAAGAAGTTGTCAACAAAGATATAAATTAGATCGGAAATGACCTAATATAACATTCCTACCGAAACTTCGCGTATACTGCGAATATATATTGAGAAGTTATATACATTAGCAGTATATGcaaagttttgttttatttctagacgaaatctatttattttcaatttttgaGCATGACTAAGTAAGATACCGTAAATTTTACCTAATTTGCATCTTGCTACTTGAAAAAGATTTCAGTGTAATTTTTGAGGTAAAAATAAAGCTCAATAGGTGCCCTGTAGCCTACCGATattgttaatttttaaacagCCAATTTATCAACATGAAAAACTAAGTAATACCCTTAACCTTTCTAAATTCCAGAATCACCCCTCTGCATACCCGACACAGCATCAAACTGCCTGCGCCAGTCCCTCTTCCCCCGCGTGCCCCCTTACCTCAAGTTCGTGAATTACGACGAGACGACGGTGCAGAAGATCCCCGCCCCCATACAGAAGCACCTCAAGTGGAAGCTCACCAGCATTACACCTATAGTGGTCAAGAAAACGCTTACCAATTCGGGCTTCCGGCTTGTTAAGAGCGAGTGTGACACGTCCGAATGTCCCCAAGAAGGTAAATACTatttaatcatgttatttacAATTTCTGTCATTGCGAAAGAGGCTAAGTGCACTATGAGCAGTATAATGCACTGTCCGCAACTATTAACTTATCATATTATCGTTagtaaaacaaagaaaaagtgaaataattacatatgtatgtatacttgCAACGGGCGACTAAGATTGCGTGTTCCTCGTCCTCGCTTTCGGATCGTGCGACCAATTGATGCAAATAACCATCTGGTCGTGGTCTTATCATTTTAACATTTATTGTAAAGTTTAATTGTTCttattttgctttttttacagAAACGGTAGAATGGATCGGCATATGGGGCAAACACATGAAGTCCCTAATGTTCAGGGCGATAAAAGACGGCCAGAAAATGAACCACTTCCCGGGCACCTTCCAAATCGGCCGCAAGGACCGCCTGTGGAGAAACCTGCAGAAGCTGGTTGCCAAGTTCGGCGACAAGGAGTTTGGTATCATGCCCAAATCGTATGTCCTGCCGCACGACTTGAAGTTATTGAAGTATGATTGGGAAAAATATGCAGCTAATAATGAGAGGTGGATCATCAAACCGGTAAGATATTCACTTGTCCTAccgtaaataattttaattttgccaTATTTTTACTTAGTGGAACGTAAACTTAACTCGTAAATTTCGATAAaccatattatgtatattcaaAAAACTCGATTCTCCTTCAATATTAAATTGTTTGGTGAGTCTTTCAACCAACTACCTGTACGGTTTATTCTTGTAGGAGTTATAACTTTATAAAAACGTCAAAACGTaaaacgtttttaaaaaattcgTCCTTCCACAGCCGGCGTCTGCTCGGGGCACCGGCATCAAAGTGGTTTCCCGCTGGACGCAGATCCCCAAGAAACGGCCCGTGGTCGTGCAGCGCTACGTGTCCAAACCTTACCTCATCAACGGCAACAAGTTCGACATGCGGCTCTACGTGCTCGTCACGTCCGTGCACCCGCTCAGGATATACTTGTTCAAGGACGGACTCGCCAGATTCGCGTCAGGTACACTGTGCAGCACTACGATACGTGTCCAAAGTATACCTCAAAGTAACATCAAAAGTAACATAAATTAGGTTCAATTTACGAAAAATGCAGAGCACTTTCCAGCATCGTTGATAAACATGTGGTTCTGGCGAAGAAAAACATAAAGCATAAGAAAGGATTCTCTTCAAACAAGAGATTTACgagtaaaactatattttaacaTCTGCCGAGATCCATTATTATATGTGACATAAAGAAAATCACTTTGTATTTTCCAGTGAAATACAACGATGAGCTGACGTCACTCAACGATAGGTACATGCACTTAACCAACTACTCCATCAACAGACTGTCCAAGAACTACACGCCGAACGAAGATTTCGCGGCCTGCGAGGGACACAAATGGTGAGAATGAAAATATAGTTGTAAGAAATAACAATGGGGTTGATTTAACAAACCAAAGTTAGGGACATGATGATGATTGTgtaaaatggagaaaaagtattctttcataatttcatttcattttatatacaCTTTTGATCCTTTTACGAAAAACACGACTAATACAGTAGTATCCACTACCATTAATGGAAAAAATGTGAATGCTATATGCTGACTGATGATGATTATGAATAGATAGTAGTGTCATGTCGTGTGTGAATTATGTTATATTTATCAAAGCGTTCAACAGAAATTATTTATCTTTCACCATGTTTATACCTTATCACGAAAAAGATGAAGGCGATTGATTCAAGTAATAACATTTCAGGACGCTTCAAAGCTTGTTCCAATACTTAAAGTCTGAGAAGAACGTGGACACGGACGCACTATGGAGCTCAATGAAGGACCTAGTTATCAAGACTGTGATCTCTGGCGAAGCTAGCATCAGTTCGCTGACGAAAGCCAACATCACGTCGCGGTACAACTGCTATGAGCTCTTCGGGATCGATGTTCTGCTGGACGAGGATCTGAAGCCGTGGTTGTTGGAGGTATGTTCCGTGACAGATGGCACAGTTTGATTATTGACGTATTTCGAGATAACACTTtcattttcagtttttcagaGGTCTAAGCATGACAgccataaaataatgtaattaaagaaTTGTAATCTCTTTAAGGGATTATACCACACTATAACAAAAGAGTGTTGTAGAAAATAAAGAGACGATATTGTTATTTCGCTGAGCTAACCATAATGTTACAGTCTGTTGCCAACTTGAGCAACTTGTGagccatttttggcggcgatCTTCAAATACCGAATCTATTTATGGTTGCCTTTACTGCGCCTGTTTTTGGACAAATGCTTTCGCATTCATCTGCGCTCATTCTTTGTCACACGTAACATACTTCCGTTACGTGTCATGTGTTGTTTGCCACAACCGGGGGTAACACGGTTATCACAATAATACCGAGCTGTATGCTCGTAAATAACACGTTTGCCCTTGCGCACCGAAACGATGCTCGTACAAgacacagtacaagaacagtagtgaatcttcatagaaatgtgccgctgccggcttgaatgtgtgcgtgcgcgccgggcgccgtgtacgcacgcgctgccacgcacacattcgcataatatacgggggaatacggtggcggcagtgtgggccgtaccgcgactgagatcgcgcgcattcgagtacgctcgcatttgcctgctcttaccggccttaatttatacctcatttatgaattgaaaaaacatttcattatattatataaatagaaacctagtgctactcataatacgcaaataatatttaactaaaaattaaagtgacaaccctaagcgccaacgcaagagtaggtaaataacttgccgagcggccttagattcactactgttcttagtgtactgtgtACAAGATCAAGGTGCGTGGTAAACGCCACGATCGGCGTCGTTCGCACAGGTCTCCCTAATAACTTGAATATCAGAATGATGCGGCAAGGTAGTGGTTATATTCTCGGTTCCAGGTGAACATCTCGCCGAGCCTGCACAGCGCGTCGCCGCTGGACACGCACGTGAAGGGCCCGCTGGTGCGCGCGGTGCTCAACATCGCGCAGTTCCAGGTGCCGCTCAAGGTCAACCTCGACATGCTCTCCAAGGACCGCCCGCACAAACTGGTCAGTCTTCCCTATTCTACAGTTCTGGCTCTATCCTACTATGAGaagtaataggctacatgactaattttttttatggtatcaatcgatcgggtttgtttttaggatcaaatgtccatatgggacccattgcattaaagtaacacaaaagtcagaaattgtagtcaaagtccgacagtcgcactttactcgcgaaacgccctatacaaaacggccagaggccgtgacgtcatagcccatcttgtagtatggactaaccaagaaaattgcgtttttgtcggtgaaatattgcgtttatgtatatagttgctatacaatatttttttggatgaaatgtaaggaatcgaatggtacccttacttttatcgtttttggaagttaaaaaaaacttaaattttgaaactttcaggtcctgtaattttgtaatttttcaatattttattttaatatccacattattgtgataaattgctcgtttgctatctattttactagattttgttataaaattcaacatgtgtcatcatccctattgtcctAAGTATATGAGAAGTAATTGTCCTAAGTATTTTCTCCATTTCGCTACCATTTTTTATAGACTTTGTATCATAGCAACAGTTCTTATCTTGGTGATCAAAATAACTAATGGTTGCCTGGATCCGGGACTTGGGGACATCCTTTTATGTATGGcatttactaataatattttttctatgtTTAGGGTGGATTACCTTACGATAGCAGATTATACACGGTGTATTTGTCGAAAGAAGAGAGAGACAAGCATATTAtttacactaatatggaagaaagAAATATGGTAAGTCTTTTCATTTTACTTCAACACACGTCTTCCTAATTAATGATAGTCGAATTACCCTTAAAATCTAATCCGAACACATTAGTCTTTTTTCGCGGCAATTAGGTTTGCgaataatagaatataatttattcgttaGCACAAACAAACgggacaatacataatataaaagaaaaacacaaaataagattaaagtgccacgtaatggcctcatctcagcatgttgctggcacttgctggtggcttccagcgctggtcttccgatgagaccatcaagtgagaggaatcacggagggtaacagacaagaagaaaaatacataaaataacatacagTGAACAAATATGTAGTTAAATAAGAAAGTTAcacaaatagtattttatgcaaccgttgtttaagaggggtcaaaaaaggcgagtggcgtgagtaacaatttgaggcgaagccgaaaattgttaataaagacgccacgagtattttttgactcagttaaacaacgttgcatacaatactttttctacgaccaaacacttactttgaaataaaattgtacttaaatttaacaaatatttttcatgtcatctagtgaacttctacctacggtatctacctgtttttagtgattcttgtgctattaccgatatttcttcaggcgtagacactacgtttttgtcttcatcaattttaacttgaaagacacactgttttttaacacgAAAGTTAGgttttcattcgacaggcacaatagtattcatattcaagattcacaatattcaagaagtagcaaagaatggagggtacgagcgggaaaagaatgaatgaaattaaaaaaaaacatgtctatggttcacttatttgtcaaaatatgacattcacacccataagcgagagcgagaaagatatagttctttctcgctctcacttatgggtgcgacgaagcaaggtcgcgttgcggtgcgacagtgtgttacgactataaggttggcaacaatgttttttttaaagtggccattacacgaagtatcgtaaaagagccaaaaagatactgcgtgtatgcacaaatgcttttttaaggAATAGACTAaatacttgtcttgacaactttaagatagggttttaaagatgtgtgcacgaccctttaaatgacaaataaaagtgcgggagtagaaaaaagaagATACAACATAACGACTATATTAATAATGGTAAATCAACTGATATTTCAGTACTTACGCGACATCCTGTCGACGCTGACGCCCGACGACGTGCGGCACCTGGTCCAGGCGGAGGACGAGCTCACGCAGTCCGAGGACATGGAGCGGATATTCCCCACGAAGGGCACCCACCACTACCTCAACTACCTCAGCGGGCCGCGCTACTACAACCGGCTCTTTGACGCGTGGGAGACGCGGTACGGCACTAATAGGGAAGCGGGTAAGATTTAACTCTTATATGGTGATAAATTACGAGTTTAATGTAGTCCTGAGAAATAAACTACGCATCAACGTATCgcttaatatgtctgtgtctcacggaagttttgttattaaactaCGTATCCCTTACCAATcgcatttaaaacttttttaactGTTTTAGCGGCCCATGCAATGAGAATGGGGTTCCATTGGCGATAGATTTGGCATAAATTTGGAAACATGTAAGCTACATAGCAATAAGAATTGTGATTGACCGTGAGCGAGATCACCCAGTATCAAATGTGAGGCGGATATTCCCGGCTAAAACGACTTGTGACCCAACAACCTTGGCCAACTTAGATATTATTTCGCCGTTGAGAGGCTCCTTTGTGACAATCGAGTCCTCAAAAATAAGAGATGGCACTTACCGTTCCAGGTCTGCTACTCCTCCGCAACCTGTGCGACATCGGCTACCACCTGGAGGTGCCGCCCGTGCCGCTGAAGGTAACTATGCTAGCCCAGGCCGCGCTCACGATAAAGCACCACGCACACAGACTGCTGTTCTATCTCTGGTCGTTTGTGGTGTGGTGACCTATTGACCTCATTCTTGTTGCCGTAGAGTTCAatcaaacataatatttttttacatgttttcgaAGCTATAATGCTGGACGTTCGTTAAAGGTGAAATATAATGTTTTCCAGTACGACTTTGCTAGAATTGGAATTCTATGGCACTCTGAATTGGGTCTTTATGGCTCTGTTATATTTACTGGAATATTGCGCAGGCAAAAGTTAATCAGATATAGGTAAGTGGCAACACTTACTCACTGAGTCATTCACCTAACCGGGTTTTAAACTCCTAATTATGAAGGAGGTCCTTTACGAAAGAATACGCGTTTATTTCTTTTGTAATTTGTCGTGAACCAGTTTCCAGTTGTATTGCAGAGTCCCCCTACTCCCCCGTGGTAATAATGACTTGGGAAAttggtatatatatttatgtttgaTTACTACGGAATAGAGAATGAGTTAATGTGAGCGGCGAAAATGCAGGGCATTTTACAAAATGAAATTAATACTCAATAGTGTTACCTCGTTTTGCCATTGACTGTTTAATGAAATTGAATAGGTATGAACTATACGGTTTACCTAAGATAAGATATCGTTTATATGCGTAAATTATGGTAGGTAAGTAGTTAACAGATGTTATATAGTTGAAATATGTACTTAACATCTAGTCGTTTCCAAGATTAATTCATTCTCTATACTGATTACTATTTGACGGCATTATGCCTGGATCCGTTTGGCATGGTACTTAAGGTGGCGTCACTTAGTATTTTCTTTTGCAATCTTTACAAGGTTAACAAATAGTGTGTCATTAAATTCTCATTATGACAATGTCGTGCTCTGTAAAGATTGcaatctttattatttatgttggtTTGGGTTTCTTAATTGCGTCTTCCTTCTTATTATTTACATTTGTTAagatattattacatatttttatttaagcgtgtatttaatatatgtatcacatttATAACGAGAGATACTCACCAAGGgtgattattttgattttacaaGGCAAAACATTTAGGAAATTAAAGAGATAGCTTCAACTCCGTTGTATACCACGGAGTCTGCATTTATAATGTCAAATGAAACTCGTCACGATTATAGCCATTATAGGTAAATGTAGAAGTATACCAGTTCGTGTACAGCTAAAAGTAGCCGAATGTTGAACCATAAATGTTTATGGAATATTAACTTTAGGTCCTTTATATAAAAACTTGTAATACGCAGCAGAGACCTTTCTTCAGATACTTTTGAAAAGAGGTTTccgcttgtaatacaagttatatatttatatgaaacaatcCCCAGAACGATGGATGTAGCTAACTTTATACTAAATGTTGATGTCTACTGTAGATTTGAACCATCCAAGCGGATTATTAGCTGTATCTAGACCAACCTGACCAACTCAAGAGTAAAAGGTGTTTTTGAGGATAGAGTAGaatttttagatatttcagaACTAAAATGCTGTGTATTACAGGGCAAATCCGGAGTTAGTGTGGTGAGAAAAGTTTTTACGATAATCGAGCATGTTTTTACTATATTTCTTATATCGATCATATGCTTTGGTATACTAAGTCAGTTGTAACTGAATCACGAGTCACGACGCAAAGCGGCATTGTTTTTCATTGATTTTTCATTTGGCGTCTGAAAGTGTGAAATAGGTTTTAGATACTTAACGTGTTTTTGATAAGAATGTCTATCGAAGTTGGTTTAAATAGCGTGTTCTGTTTTGTGGTAATTGGCCTTCAcacttaattttaaataatcacCTATATTTGCGGTTTGTCCTATATTGACAAAAATAAGATTTTTACAAGGGTTTTTCTATTTGATCTAGTTAAATTTGATGACTTCGGTGACTGTGAACGGCATGAATT contains these protein-coding regions:
- the LOC134663171 gene encoding tubulin monoglutamylase TTLL4-like isoform X2 is translated as MWTLDDASGVGASAMDGRRVSPHYEAGFDLCDPLGSVLWSGGSGRSAGRVLRRRCRSEGVDRSPYEDASREPLKSADGIQRHRAQPNKSFFTLNTSPDRYNHECTLPRAHNGDYLMAHEQNRHHGYQPGTPMFNRTSPIRPLMVTTLSNSKLEETRLPKVEELIEKLDHDMVEYTVKQPLKSILNNPLPKSPPPVGILKKPKGRTYQEPRSTVEGRRRQRAASESDNIYTNFNNPGSPISGYDSRLSYLSSNNKRLKDNSGCGYSYGTALASLSATPRNKSPTFPRRCACKDAPPKEETMHVLRTTAINNEHDDVNLQQSPTPTCPAISPALPVSSVTSMPVPKKVVKTGKKKVKSKKIKVPKVSNTVCSHGEDEADALSRSPSPDGHIDGAWQMETDIIDVVLKEKPPPRTDSGESPPSTKLTPKTNGVSAPKKVLEAKESPLCIPDTASNCLRQSLFPRVPPYLKFVNYDETTVQKIPAPIQKHLKWKLTSITPIVVKKTLTNSGFRLVKSECDTSECPQEETVEWIGIWGKHMKSLMFRAIKDGQKMNHFPGTFQIGRKDRLWRNLQKLVAKFGDKEFGIMPKSYVLPHDLKLLKYDWEKYAANNERWIIKPPASARGTGIKVVSRWTQIPKKRPVVVQRYVSKPYLINGNKFDMRLYVLVTSVHPLRIYLFKDGLARFASVKYNDELTSLNDRYMHLTNYSINRLSKNYTPNEDFAACEGHKWTLQSLFQYLKSEKNVDTDALWSSMKDLVIKTVISGEASISSLTKANITSRYNCYELFGIDVLLDEDLKPWLLEVNISPSLHSASPLDTHVKGPLVRAVLNIAQFQVPLKVNLDMLSKDRPHKLGGLPYDSRLYTVYLSKEERDKHIIYTNMEERNMYLRDILSTLTPDDVRHLVQAEDELTQSEDMERIFPTKGTHHYLNYLSGPRYYNRLFDAWETRYGTNREAGLLLLRNLCDIGYHLEVPPVPLKRAAVVLSALDRCRMMSTLRRRRPPSARPCPPSRAPRPRAALRARWPRPAAPAAATRCCSAPRSSWSRAPSVPPCSRSARAAATAASPPAASPPASPAVDLNRNVRSTGAPSPRPKAPAETAPTGPPARAPTLYSSSSISPALSAPTECGL
- the LOC134663171 gene encoding tubulin monoglutamylase TTLL4-like isoform X1; protein product: METDIIDVVLKEKPPPRTDSGESPPSTKLTPKTNGVSAPKKVLEAKVPEKKPPFKDDMFFTALHTTNPFKYTPGRKESPLCIPDTASNCLRQSLFPRVPPYLKFVNYDETTVQKIPAPIQKHLKWKLTSITPIVVKKTLTNSGFRLVKSECDTSECPQEETVEWIGIWGKHMKSLMFRAIKDGQKMNHFPGTFQIGRKDRLWRNLQKLVAKFGDKEFGIMPKSYVLPHDLKLLKYDWEKYAANNERWIIKPPASARGTGIKVVSRWTQIPKKRPVVVQRYVSKPYLINGNKFDMRLYVLVTSVHPLRIYLFKDGLARFASVKYNDELTSLNDRYMHLTNYSINRLSKNYTPNEDFAACEGHKWTLQSLFQYLKSEKNVDTDALWSSMKDLVIKTVISGEASISSLTKANITSRYNCYELFGIDVLLDEDLKPWLLEVNISPSLHSASPLDTHVKGPLVRAVLNIAQFQVPLKVNLDMLSKDRPHKLGGLPYDSRLYTVYLSKEERDKHIIYTNMEERNMYLRDILSTLTPDDVRHLVQAEDELTQSEDMERIFPTKGTHHYLNYLSGPRYYNRLFDAWETRYGTNREAGLLLLRNLCDIGYHLEVPPVPLKGKSGVSVNDVDAPSPPPSERASVPSVASPAAESGSAGSLAAPGGPRCGDTLLLRAAQQLEPRA